Below is a genomic region from Rouxiella chamberiensis.
ACTTATCATTCCGTTCGTGTTTACCCTGTTCTGGCTGTCAATCTTTGGCAACAGCGCGCTGTACCAGATTCTGCATGGCAACATCAACTTCGCCAACGAAGTGATAGCCCATCCCGAACGCGGCGTTTACAGTCTGCTGGCGCAGTATCCGGGCTTTACCCTGAGTGCGTCTGTCGCCACCATTACCGGCCTGCTGTTTTACGTCACCTCGGCGGATTCGGGTTCTCTGGTGCTGGGTAACTTCACCTCGAAGCTTGCCGACATCAATAACGATGCGCCGAACTGGTTGCGCATTTTCTGGTCGGTCACCATTGGTGTGCTGACGCTCGGAATGCTGATGACCGATGGCGTATCTGCCTTGCAGAACACTACCGTTATCATGGGCTTGCCGTTCAGTTTCGTGATTTTCTTCATCATGGCAGGTTTGTATAAATCGCTGCGTCTTGAAGATTACCGACGTGCCAGTACCTTGCAGAACTTTGCGCCTGCCACGCCATCAACCGGCGACGCGGCACTGAACTGGAAGCAGCGTCTGTCGCGGGTCATGAACTTCCCGGGCACGACGCACACGCAAAAAATGCTGGATACGGTGTGTCGTCCTGCAATGCAGGACGTGGCCAACGAGCTGGAAACTGCGCGGTGCGAAGGTGGAATACAGTGAAGGCGAAGCGCTGGAAGATGAAAAACTCAATCATCTGGAGTTGCTGGTGAAGTTGGGTGAAGAGCAGAACTTTATCTATCAGATCTGGCCGCAGCGTTATGCCGTGCCGGGCTTTACCTACCGCGCACGCTCCGGGAAGTCGCACTACTACCGTCTGGAAACCTTCCTGCTTGAGGGGACACAGGGTAATGACCTGATGGACTTTACCAAACACCAGGTTATCAACGACATTCTGGACCAGTACGAGCGACACCTGAACTTCCTGCACATCAACCGCGAAGCGCCGGGCAATACCCTCACCTTCCCGGAATAAAGTTCGCTTGACCCAGCCTTGAGGTTTTAGATTTGAAATCTGAAACCTCAAGGCAAAAGTTGGATGCTGGATTTGGAATCCCTGCCAACATTTTCAAGTTCAACAGGTTCCGAGGAATTTTTCCGGTTTCAACACTTCAATGGGCATTTAACCCACAGCACCGGAACCGGGCAGTGCCATTTTAAAATTTGTAGATTTTTCCAGACACTCCCGCGCGTGACGTAGGTCGCGCCACCCCGAATCCGCCAATCACAGCTTCTACCCAAAATCGTGTTCATCCTTCCGCCTCCCCGCCCAAAAACGGCTTATTTCTGGAAGAAAAAATGAAAGACCTTACTTACCCCCATTTCCAGAATGATTTAACAGAGGGGTTCATGCAGTACACGAGAAACATAAAAGCTTTTCCCTTTGAGGGAACGGGTCTTGACCGCGGGCGGGTTGCCGGTTTTGGGGTAGAGGCTGTGATTGGCGGTATCAGGGCGGCGTGAGCGAGACGTATTTGGCTCGCGAGCGGAGTGACGGGAGCGCGGAGCGCCGCGACCCACGCCACACGGCGGGGTAACTGAAACGATGTCGTTATTTTGCACTTATCGCGTCGCGAGGGCAAAGGGCGCGGGATTCCAAAGGGTGTGGGCCCAGGCACACCCTTTGGGCGGTCTGGGCCGCCGCCCAGTAAGCGCAGCGCATGCTTTTGACCTAGACCTTAACCTAGACCTTAAAAAATTGCCCTAGATTCCCAATCTAAAAACTCCTCGGAAAACAGCAGGTTTGCCGATAGATTTCCAAATCTATCACCGCCCATTGCCCGGTCTGGCAAACTCCGCCTGATGAACGTCCTGACTTTTTATGCCCGCATTTTCCATCTTCTCGCTGGCTTCTTCGAGGTCACCCTCTTCAATCTCCAGGCGCTCCTGAGTGCTGCCCTCCTGCGGATTAATCGCCAACTCCACCATGATCGGGAAATGATCGGAACCCATGGCGTCGAGGCGTTCCAAATTGACCAGCGTAAACTCTTTGCTGTGAAAGACATGGTCCAGCGGCCAGCGCAGGAAAGGATAGCTGGCGTGAAAGGTGTTGAACATGCCGCGTCCGCGACGAGGGTCCAGCAAGCCGCTGATTTTCATGAACAGCCGTGTGGTACGCGACCAGGCCACATCGTTGAGGTCGCCGGTCACGATGGTCGGATACTTCGCCTTTGCCGCCGTATGACCCACGGCAATCAGCTCGCCGTCGCGGTTGGTCGATTCGTCATCTTCCGTAGGACTCGGCGGCATGGGATGCAGACAGTGCATAACCACCTGCTCGCCACCGGCCAGTTCGAGGCGAAAATGCATCGAAGGAATACCTTCGGCCACCAGATACTGAATTTTCGGCTTAATCATCGGAAAGCGCGAGTAAACGTGCATGCCGTAAAGATTTTCCAGCGGACACTTCAAGGTATGCGGGTACGTCGATTCGAGCGGTGACATCTGCGTTTCCCACCAGTGATTGGTTTCGAGCAGCACCACTACGTCCGGCTCGTGCTGCTTGATAATCTCAAGCAGCTTCGCCGTCTTTTTGTTGGTCATCAATACGTTACAGTTGATGATTTTAATGCGTGAATGTTGGGTGGCAGGCGTTTTCCTGACCTGAACTTTTGCCAGACCGGTGTACGGGAAAATCCACCAGCTCTGATAAACCGTGCAGCCCAGCGCCAGAATAACGATAAAACCGGCCAACGGCCCCCCGTCTGGCAGGAGGCACAGTTCGATAACCAGAAAAGTGACGGACAACACCGCCATTTGCAGGCGGGGAAATCCCAAACCCTAACCCACCAGCGCTGATTGCGGGAAAGGGGAAGTAAGGTCAACAACGTCATAATCAGGGTGAGGATCGCCACCACAAGACGTGCATTTTGCATTTTTTATTCTCAATGTGATCCCGCTGCCTGCACGTGGCACCAATTATGTTGCTCCACAATGCCGCCGTTTGGCGAGGTATAGCCCAAGCAGCCTAATATACTGTCGAAAAGTTTTTCATGATAGGCCGGTGTTTTATTCTTAGCCATCAACTGTAACTGCTGGAATCCCTGACGATTTTGTTCATCCGAGAGGAACTTGTCGGACGCCCACACCATGATCGGAACAGAACGCTGCTCGATAGGCGCATGGTCGCGCGGAGTTCCGTGGAAATGCATGTTTTTGGAAATAGACTCGCCATGGTCGGAGGCGTAAATCACGATGGCGTTTTTATCGCGCATCTGGTTGTAAACCTGCTCGAGGAAATAGTCGGTATACAGCAGCGAGTTGTCGTAGGCATTGACCATCTCTTCCGTTGAACAGGCATCATCGATACCCATGCATTCGGGCTGATAACGAGCAAAGCTGCGCGGATAACGTTCCGAATAGAGGTAATGCGAGCCTTTGGTATGCAGAATAATCAGATGCTTGCCCTGCGGATGGCGCGCCATCGAATCTTTCATTTCATCAATTAGCAGCATATCGTCAACGGGTTTGCCCGCGTTGCGCTTTTCGGAAGCGATACTCTCGCGCAGAGAATATTCGTCGGCCTTGGTCTTGTTGTAGAACCAGGCTTCGCTTTGCATCGAAAACAGATCGGAGGTGAATCCCTGACTTTTCAGAACGGAGAAGATATTGGCTTCTTTCAGCGTACGCTCGGGATTATCGGCTGCACCCCCATGCGCACAAACATGCAGCGCAGCGAAAGCTTGGTCGAGGTGTCACACGAGTATCCCTGCAACGCCGCCAGATTTTTCTCGTTGTCGAGATTCGGCGTGTTATCGCGGGCATAGCCGTAAATGCCCATGTGATCGCGTCGCGCACTCTCGCCAATGACCATCACCACATAGAGATCGTTGATATCTTTGGGCGGCACATAGGTGAAATGCTTGGCAGGGTCGAACAGATTCTTGTTGTCTTCAGCCTGACTGTAGGAGCTGTAGATAAACAGACCCAGCGCCGACAGCCAGTTGGAAGGCGAGTAAGTGCCCGCTACAACGCCGCCATAGCTCGCCATCATGCGATTGCTGACGCGGTCATGAGCTTCCTGAGCATCGCCCATCAACTTCAGCGGCAACCAGCACGCCAGACCGCTCACGACAAGCAGAACAAACGACAGCGCCAGTTTGCGCCAGGTCGATTCTAAAAGCGCAGCACCGGGCATCTTGCTGAACCACAGCAGGAACAACGGCGGCAGACTGACAAGCACGGTCCAGATGATGAAATGATTACCGACCGACTCCTTGGAGAGATCCACCGAGTCAAACGCGAGCGCGGAGGCGAGAATGCCGTAGCCGATATCCACATTGAACACAATCATGTAGTAACCGGCCGCCACTGACGCCACCGTCACCACACTCAGCACCAGGCGAAAAACGGTTTTCCCGGTAAACGATACCAGTACGGCAAGAAAATAGACCAGCGCGAAGGCAGCGACCATTTCCACGGCCAGCGACAGCGTGTTGTTATAGTGCAACTGGTGAAAACGGCGATAAAAAATGGGAAGGTTTAACAGAATCCCTAAATATAAGGCAATAAACAGTGAAATTTTTTGCTGTGACAATTCTCTAAATTTATACATCGGTGGCTAAAGGCTCTTTTTAAAAGGTCTGTTTGCGACGACTGCACGCTCATGCCGGAGCCAACGTCTCAAAAGAGCGCATTTAAATGACTGCCGATAACCCTATCAGACCCTGAAACTGTCAAGATCGTTGCATTTCAATCATTACAGAACATAAGATAGTGTAACAATCTTTACAATATCCTTATCTTTCATTGAGTTATCAATATGAAAAAAAGACCTTTTTTGCGGCTTATTTAAATTTTATTTACTTTATTGGTCTAGTGCCGTCTAAACGGGCTGTTTTGGAAACGCCAGCGTGAAACGTATTTTGCCGCAAGGAAGCTGGCGAACGCTCACGTCGCCACGGTGAAGCGCCATGATGGCCTGCACGATAGACAGCCCCAATCCGTTGGAACTCCCGCCTTCACTGCGCGAAGGGTCGGCACGATAAAAACGGTCAAACAGCTTATCTATCTTCTCGGCGGGAATGCGCGGTCCGACGTTGTCGACATTGACGGTGCTGAGGCTTGTCTGGTGTTCGACGGACACCTCGACTTCGCTGTTCTCGTCGCCATAGTTAATGGCGTTGGCGACCAGATTGCTGAGTGCGCGCTGGAACAGCAACGCATCGGCAAAGACCACGCCTTCGCCGTGACAGCGCAGGCTGATTCCGCGTTCTTCGGCCAGCCCTTCGAAATAATCCACCACCCGCAGCGTTTCGGTTTCGAGCGATAACGGCGCGATAGTAAGTACCGAACGCGCATGCGAGGCCCGCGCCAGAAACAGAATATTTTCGACCATTCGCGAAATGCGCTCCAGCTCGCCCATATTGTTGGCCAGCAGCGTTTCATACTCTTCCGTGCTGCGCGTCTGATAGAGCGCGACCTGACAATGCCCCATCAGCGCGCCTATCGGGGTGCGGATCTCGTGGGCCAGATCGGCCGAAAACTGGTTCAGCCGTTGATAGCCCTCTGCCAGCCTGTCGAGCATGTCGTTAAATGAATGAATCAGCTGCTGCAACTCCTGCGGCGCGCCCTCTTCGCTCAACCGCGTCGAAAGACTGGTCGGATGGATGCTCGCCGCTTCCAGCGCCATTTTTTGCAGCGGACGCAAACCGCGCCGAATGACGATATACCCGAGCCCGGCAATCAACGCATAAGCCAGCAGCACGGCACCTACAATCTCAAGACGAAACGCCTTCAACATGCGAGTTTCGGGCGCCATGAAATGGGCCGCCAGAATTTCGACCGTCTGCCCGTTTTTCATCCGCACATCGGCGACGGCAAAACGCACCGGCGTGTCGTCGTCGGCGCGCAAATGATGAACGCTTTCAAGTGACAACGGCTGCCCAACGGGTACGGGTGTCACCGCAGGAAGCGCAATATGGCCGGGATTGACGTTGATAATCGGCGCTTCACCCGTGAGTCGAAAACGCAGGATATCGCGCTCGTTACCCAGCATATTCTCGAACAAGCCGGGATTATGGCTCAACTGCGAAAGCGGAAAATCGTTGCCCAGAAGCTGCCTGAAATACTGCACGCGGCCGGTTACCTGATAGTCGGCGCGGCGCACCATCTCTTTCTCCATGGAAAAATAGAGATAGAAACCCACGGCGCTGACCACAAGCGCGGCAATCAGCGCAAATAACAGCGTGGAACGCAGAGTCAGCGAAAAGGATCGGCGGGACGAGGCGGCATTATTCATAATCGCGTACTTCACAGACATAGCCGATACCACGCACGGTATGGATAAGTTTGACATCATAAGGGCGGTCGATTTTACTGCGCAGGCGCTTGACCGCCACATCGACCACGTTGGTATCGCTGTCAAAATTCATGTCCCACACCTGGGAGGCAATCATGGTGCGCGACAGCACTTCGCTTTCGCGGCGCATCAGCAGGTGCAGCAGCATAAACTCCTTATTGGTCAGCGGGATAACGGTCTCCTGCCGCGTGACCTTGCGGCGCAGCACGTCGAGATGCAGGTCGGCCAGCGAATAGGTATCAGACTCGCGCACCGTACCGCGACGCAGCAAGGTGCGCACCCGCAGCATGAGTTCGGTGAAGGAAAACGGTTTAATCAGATAATCATCGGCCCCCAGTTCCAACCCGCGAATGCGGTCCTGCACCTCGTCTCTGGCGGTCAGAAACAGCACGGGCACGTCGCTCTTCTTGCGCAGGACTTCCATCACCTGCCAGCCGTTCAGCCCCGGCAGCATGACGTCGAGAATGATGGCGTCAAAGCTGTCTTCGAGCGCAAGAAACAGCCCGTCTGCGCCATTACGCGCCAGATCGACGCGATAACCCGCCTCGCCCAGCCCCTTTTTCAGGTAGTCGCCGGTGCTGACGTCATCTTCAATAACCAGTATTCGCATTCGTGCCTCTGTCGCTCCCGCGGTTCTGCACAAAGTCTATCAGTTCTGCCGGAAACCTTTGATGACAATATTGTCATCAACTTGTCATCAACAGGTCCCGGTTAATCGTTCACTCTTACTATCATTAGTGAACAGGTTATCCATCAAGTCTCTGTTTTCAAGCTTGTTGCCTTACCCGCCTGCTTCCTGTGGAGCAGGCTAGACTTTACTGTTATTTCTCACCTCACAAAGTTGGAGAGTATTATGATTAAGTCCTCACGCCTTGCCGGTTTATTGCTGTCTTCCCTGCTGATGACCAGCGGTGCCTTTGCCGCCGACGCCAGTAACACCATTAAACCGACACGCGGCACCATCGATGCCGTAACCCCGACCTCCGTGACGCTGACCACCCGTCAGGGCGAAAAACTGGACGTCAAACTGACCGACCAGACCAAAATCACGCAGGTTACCGAAGGCAAGATGTCCGACATTCA
It encodes:
- a CDS encoding heavy metal response regulator transcription factor, with the protein product MRILVIEDDVSTGDYLKKGLGEAGYRVDLARNGADGLFLALEDSFDAIILDVMLPGLNGWQVMEVLRKKSDVPVLFLTARDEVQDRIRGLELGADDYLIKPFSFTELMLRVRTLLRRGTVRESDTYSLADLHLDVLRRKVTRQETVIPLTNKEFMLLHLLMRRESEVLSRTMIASQVWDMNFDSDTNVVDVAVKRLRSKIDRPYDVKLIHTVRGIGYVCEVRDYE
- a CDS encoding heavy metal sensor histidine kinase, whose protein sequence is MSVKYAIMNNAASSRRSFSLTLRSTLLFALIAALVVSAVGFYLYFSMEKEMVRRADYQVTGRVQYFRQLLGNDFPLSQLSHNPGLFENMLGNERDILRFRLTGEAPIINVNPGHIALPAVTPVPVGQPLSLESVHHLRADDDTPVRFAVADVRMKNGQTVEILAAHFMAPETRMLKAFRLEIVGAVLLAYALIAGLGYIVIRRGLRPLQKMALEAASIHPTSLSTRLSEEGAPQELQQLIHSFNDMLDRLAEGYQRLNQFSADLAHEIRTPIGALMGHCQVALYQTRSTEEYETLLANNMGELERISRMVENILFLARASHARSVLTIAPLSLETETLRVVDYFEGLAEERGISLRCHGEGVVFADALLFQRALSNLVANAINYGDENSEVEVSVEHQTSLSTVNVDNVGPRIPAEKIDKLFDRFYRADPSRSEGGSSNGLGLSIVQAIMALHRGDVSVRQLPCGKIRFTLAFPKQPV